The sequence below is a genomic window from Xiphophorus maculatus strain JP 163 A chromosome 18, X_maculatus-5.0-male, whole genome shotgun sequence.
AACTGGAAGATGGGAAGGTGACGTTGCAGTTCATGAAAGACATGATGGATTGGTTCAAAGATCAGAAGAAGCTGCATAGAAAATGTGCTTATCAGGTAAACGCACTCGTTCACTGATACCAAACAGCGCTCAGCCTGGATTTAACTCATCCCCCTCACCTTCACTGTATTCCTACAGATTTTAATACAAGTAAAGGATGTTCTCTCAAAGCTACCAAGTCTGGTTGAAATCACAATAAAAGAGGTAAGATTAGGCTGATTTAACTTCACAGGGAGCatagaggattagggccactaaaaagatttactttaatctcagaattctgacttttttctcaaatgtttaaatttaatctgaCTTGAATCTCAGAATTTGGGCTTTAACCTcagatttctgtcttttttccagaattctgaatttgtttctcagaattctgattttaatctcagaatttgaaCTTTAATCCTAtaattctgacattaatctcaTAATCTTGAGTTTATTCACATAATTCTGACTTGAATCTCAGAATTTCAACATGGAGTAAGAGAGAAGTTTGAAGTCACAATTCTGAGAAGAAAGTAACAGTTCTAAGATTTGAGAcacaattctgagaaaaaagtcaaacttctttTTGGTAGTGACCCTAATCCTCCTCCTTAGTCGTGTGTTATTTGGTGTCTAcataatattttgcttttccaCCAACAGACAGACAAACTAACGATTTGTGGGGACACCCACGGTCAGTACTATGACCTCCTCAACATCTTTGAGTTGAACGGTTTACCCTCAGAGGCCAACCCTTACGtatcctttcctttttttaaaaaaaaagaaaaccacaaacacGTCATGTTTTCTATTCATACCCTGTACAGTCGTTTTTCCTGGTTTGATCTATTTTAGTCGAAAATGCGTCAGGAGCCTCAGTTGTTGTGCGTCACTGACCTTAACCACAGCTTCCAGCTCTTCAATGGCGACTTTGTGGACCGAGGCTCCTTCTCCGTTGAGGTCATTCTCACCCTGTTTGGCTTCAAGCTGCTCTACCCAGACCACTTCCACTTGCTCCGAGGtgacagcagctgcagtaaCAACTCAGCCGCTTTAATGGCTGCGTCCAATATTCAAGTGtttaaagcagcatttttcaaactttttcaggctAAGAACCACTTAACCCATTTAGCAAACAATCACAGACCACCTAACTTGAAATTGCAATAACACAGCATGATAATATGtacaacctgaaatgaaaatattagccTCTTAACTCccttattgttgttttctttattcatcAATGCTCTACTGGCCACAGCAAAGCAATGAACACGTTCATTTGGTGCATTTTAAGTtgtttacagattctgaaagtgtggatcctaaaaacattaataacattttagggctatttgtaatttagaagcacATTAGAAGTAACATATAATCGAGTTGCTCtgccagaaacaaaaaaaactcttctgtactattaaatatgaaataatccACCCATTTGTATCAATTGTATTTATCTGTcgtatttaattaatttaattgaagtattttagttaataaaataacaatagctGTTGAAGTGTGAGCAGAGCATTATAAGCAAGCAAAATCgtaagaaacaaagaacagttcTCACCAGCTGAGACTGGAACCGTTCACGACATAGAGCCGTTGAAAAGAATCGACTCTCTTGTGAACGACTCAATACTCTCAGTAGGTCTGACTCGGCTTCCTCTGATATAAATAGTCCTGacgttgttttctttcctctggtATGTTCAATTTTTCTTTATAGTCACCCGGTTTTAAGCCACGTagccattattatttttagctaagctaacttGTAGCGTCGCGCTTTGAGCTCAAGTCTCGGCAATTAAACGgtcgtttacatgcagtaccctccggaccactagggggagcAGGGTTCTCACAGCTTGAGAAAGGCTGGTTTAAggtgaaaacaggaaatgaaccGATGTGTGTACCTGCAGGGAACCACGAGACGGACAACATGAACCAGATGTACGGGTTTGAAGGCGAGGTCAAAGCCAAATACACAGCCCAGATGTTCCAGCTGTTCAGTGAGGTCTTCCAGTGGCTTCCTCTTGCTCAGTGCATCAACAACAAAGTTCTGGTAGGTGGTCATAAATGTTTCCGTTTCactggattattattattattcagtttgatttaggcttattttatgttttaattaagtGTGTCTGAGGTTCACAGTGCTTTTTGGTGTTAAGTTGTTTCttattattcattttagaaaagttaactcactacaaaaaaaaaaaacaacacaaaatgttaccaagtattttggtggagtttctagttctagttctACTGGTAGGATATTCTGCTGTGCTGTTTCCTAGCAACCCCAGAAAAGCCAAGcccgtaacctagcaacccatTTCAAGTTCCATTGGCAACttgaaatgggaaaaatgtcttgttataagtaaaataatctgccagtggaactggaactttttcatcaatataaaggaattatttactttaaccAAGCTCCTATATATTTCTTAAaggttgcttgtaagttagttttctcttatttcaggtgaaataagatatttgcagtagaaaccagaccaaaaatacttgacaagattttgtgtttttgcagggaTGTAGTCAAAGTTTGCCGTACGTCGCCAAACCAGATAAATTTCTCAGTCAGTAACAGAAATTAAATCTAACTCCTAATCATTTGTTGCTATTCTCATCCTTTAACTGTTGTCTGGTGATGAAATCAAAATATTCCAGGTGTTTAAAAACAGATACTGGAGGATTTGatgcaaaaataactttaaaataactcTGACACTTTGCTTTTAAAACTCCCAGGGTTGgaataatttttaaactaatttaaattaacAACTTAATGCTtatgtttgataactaggatcagtTGGGATGTATTTATGACTGAattgaaattataattttttttctaaattaatgcaatataaattaactgaattgAATACAGTAGCCACAACTTGCAGACAATTGATAATAACTATTCTCTACTGCACCCTTCTGTCCAAACTGGGCAGCCTGGTATATTTTAACGCCACATTAATTATaggaaacaagcaaaaacactttctttttagtttgttgcataaaaactgcaagaaaactgcaattggtgtgCCTCTAATTTAGATAATAATgtgtcatttaattttaaatattcagtgaaACAACTGAACTTTAAATCAATCtcctattttaaattaattcagaatTTTAACAGTAGTTTaaaagaacacattttaaacagtgTTCATGTGAAGACATCGTCAGCTTTTAGGTCccaatatattaataaaaaaaccctaatACCTGCTAATGTTTTGATAATGTTGCTCTGTGTCTCAGGTCATGCATGGAGGACTTTTCAGCGAAGACGGTGTCACATTGGAGGATCTCAGGAAGATTGATAGGAACAGACAGCCGCCAGACTCGGGTTCGGCCAAACTCCAACATTATAAAACgtctaaaacaaaacacctcAGAAAGTTATCTACGACGGCGTATCAGAGCCATTGTAGATGGAACAGAAAAGGAGTACAAAATTCagagttttttcttgcatattttctacttttcaaacgcagaaatttccaatttttatctagaaaatttctgtgatgaatttaaaaatttctgtttcttcttgcaaatttttgacttttgaaacttagTCATTTTTAAGATTGATCTAAAATTTTCTGAGCTTTTCTCCCAAATTTTTGATtgttcaaactcagaaatttccaagattttttctagaaaatttctgagctcaatCTCAAAATCCTTTGGCAGAAATTAACtcctcctttttgtctttttgtccgTCTACCACTGCCCTAACGCTGCCATAATTATCATACCTTCTGCTCTCCTTTCACCAGGTCCGATGTGCGACCTTCTGTGGTCCGATCCACAGCCTCAGGTGAGTTTGTCTCCGTTGCTTAACACGGACTCTTCCCTTCTCTCCTGTTATCGAGTTATCATGTTGTCCTCTGTGTCTGGAGCAGAACGGCCGGTCGATCAGCAAGCGAGGCGTGAGCTGTCAGTTTGGTCCCGATGTGACGCAGCACTTCCTGGAGCAGAACAAGTTGGACTACATCGTGCGAAGTCATGAGGTCAAAGCTGAGGGTTATGAGGTCACTCACTCAGGGAAGTGCATCACCGTGTTCTCAGCACCCAACTACTGGTACGTTATGGAACATTTAGCCTTTCATACTGGACATGCCGCTGCAGATATTTGAGGGTTTGATAATGCGAGAAAAGcttaataacacaaaataatccTAGAAATAATATATagaaaattagctaaattatttttactaagtGCAGATCTGCAGacactttttaagttttgaatcTAGAATAATTTACACATCCTTTTCAAATCTCacttctttatttgtttatttaagtaTTGCATGTTTAGGTTATTGTTGAGATGGTAGAAACATTTTTTCGGTCATTTTGACTTGagatgtgacaaaaagtttggccAGCCCTGGAATAAACACTGCTGCTTGCTTCATTTGTCTGTTTCCCCGCTTTCCAACAGTGATCAGATGGGAAACAAAGGCGCATACATCCACCTCAGGGGATCAGACCTCAAACCTGAATTTCACCAGTTCACTGCTGTGGTCAGTATATTCTCTGACTGTTATGTTTTCTACAATACAATCATCAATTCTTCTTGTTGTCAGAACTTTCCGCAGGATTTACCTTTCTGATTCTCTGCCTCCACAGCCTCATCCGAATGTCAAGCCGATGGCGTACGCCAACACGCTAATGCAGCTGGGGATGATGTAGA
It includes:
- the ppp5c gene encoding serine/threonine-protein phosphatase 5 is translated as MAEVTNEAELLKEKANKFFKEKDYENAIKYYSEALELNPSNAIYYSNRSLAYLRTECYGYALADATKALEVDKNYIKGYYRRATSNMALGKFKAALKDYETVVRVRPNDKDARMKYQECNKIVKQKAFERAIASDDKKKSVVDSLDIESMTIEDDYVGPKLEDGKVTLQFMKDMMDWFKDQKKLHRKCAYQILIQVKDVLSKLPSLVEITIKETDKLTICGDTHGQYYDLLNIFELNGLPSEANPYLFNGDFVDRGSFSVEVILTLFGFKLLYPDHFHLLRGNHETDNMNQMYGFEGEVKAKYTAQMFQLFSEVFQWLPLAQCINNKVLVMHGGLFSEDGVTLEDLRKIDRNRQPPDSGPMCDLLWSDPQPQNGRSISKRGVSCQFGPDVTQHFLEQNKLDYIVRSHEVKAEGYEVTHSGKCITVFSAPNYCDQMGNKGAYIHLRGSDLKPEFHQFTAVPHPNVKPMAYANTLMQLGMM